One stretch of Thermoflexus sp. DNA includes these proteins:
- a CDS encoding alanine--glyoxylate aminotransferase family protein: protein MRTYAIPLVPGPTTVPPEIRAAYQEDYGSADLEPEYYALYAETQEMLRTILGTRNTVVLMTGEAMVGLWGALKSTLRPGDRVVAVATGVFGYGIADMARRIGAEVEVVGFDYDEAADPERVEEAIRRVRPKMVTMVHGETPSGILNPVAEVGALVDRYDVPLFYVDAVSSAAGVPLRVDDWRIDLCLVGTQKCLSALPDLGIVAVSERAWEIVREVDYAGYDALGPFRTALEDRWFPYTPSWHALAALNVACRRVLKEGLEKVFRRHAEVAAYCRERLKAMGLRLFPRREEWSSPTVTAVYVPEDLPWPELDRRLRARGMAVGGSLGPLAGKVFRIGHMGAQADRELVRRGMDILEEAIRG, encoded by the coding sequence ATGCGCACCTATGCGATCCCCCTGGTTCCGGGGCCGACGACGGTGCCGCCCGAGATCCGGGCGGCCTATCAGGAGGACTACGGCTCGGCGGACCTGGAGCCGGAATATTATGCGCTCTACGCCGAGACCCAGGAGATGCTTCGGACGATCCTGGGGACCCGGAACACCGTTGTCCTGATGACCGGGGAGGCCATGGTAGGGCTCTGGGGAGCGCTGAAGAGCACGCTGCGCCCCGGGGATCGGGTGGTGGCGGTGGCCACAGGGGTCTTCGGCTACGGCATCGCCGACATGGCCCGCCGCATCGGCGCCGAGGTCGAGGTGGTGGGATTCGACTACGACGAGGCGGCGGATCCCGAGCGGGTGGAAGAAGCCATCCGCCGGGTCCGCCCGAAGATGGTCACCATGGTGCATGGTGAGACGCCCTCCGGGATCCTCAACCCGGTGGCCGAGGTGGGGGCGCTGGTCGATCGCTACGACGTGCCGCTCTTCTACGTCGACGCCGTCTCCAGCGCCGCCGGGGTTCCCCTGCGGGTGGATGACTGGCGCATCGATCTGTGCCTGGTGGGCACCCAGAAGTGCCTCTCGGCGCTGCCGGATCTGGGGATCGTGGCGGTGAGCGAGCGGGCGTGGGAGATCGTGCGGGAGGTGGACTATGCGGGCTACGACGCCCTGGGCCCCTTCCGCACCGCCCTGGAGGACCGCTGGTTCCCCTACACGCCATCCTGGCACGCGCTGGCGGCCCTGAATGTCGCATGCCGGCGGGTGCTGAAAGAGGGCCTGGAGAAGGTTTTCCGCCGCCACGCGGAGGTGGCCGCCTATTGCCGGGAGCGGTTGAAGGCCATGGGGCTTCGCCTCTTCCCCCGACGGGAGGAATGGTCTTCCCCCACCGTCACCGCGGTCTACGTCCCGGAGGATCTGCCCTGGCCGGAGCTGGATCGCCGCCTGCGGGCGCGGGGGATGGCCGTGGGGGGGAGCCTGGGCCCGCTGGCCGGGAAGGTGTTCCGCATCGGCCACATGGGCGCCCAGGCGGATCGGGAGCTGGTGCGGCGAGGGATGGACATCCTGGAGGAGGCGATCCGGGGGTAG